One Methanocaldococcus villosus KIN24-T80 genomic window carries:
- a CDS encoding HAD family hydrolase yields MKIAVVFDSAGTLVKIIRVIKDLKRGKFICNRQTVDIVDEKVGRALVIIKDDPLKTVDVCDDNKLITDFLKEVDIGISYCNPPIDINGIYKDKKAKMKELKEPLEILKKYNIETGYGSALIVDTNEGEIEYTIATAGCLFPEVKDTIKELKNLGVKVFIASGDRREFIEKLAELTGVNKRYILPEAHHKLKKDLIKNLKTDGYFTIMVGDGANDVPAMKESHLAIATLQSGYTSKKAIEAADIKIENIKEVVDIVKKLLEEKNEAKVS; encoded by the coding sequence ATGAAGATAGCTGTTGTCTTTGACAGTGCTGGAACCTTGGTTAAGATAATAAGAGTTATTAAAGATTTGAAAAGAGGTAAGTTTATATGTAATAGGCAAACAGTGGATATAGTTGATGAAAAAGTGGGAAGAGCTTTGGTAATAATAAAAGATGACCCTCTAAAAACTGTTGATGTTTGTGATGATAATAAGTTAATAACAGATTTTCTTAAAGAAGTAGATATTGGCATCTCATACTGTAATCCTCCAATAGATATAAATGGAATATATAAAGATAAGAAGGCTAAAATGAAAGAATTAAAAGAACCTCTAGAAATTTTAAAAAAATACAATATTGAAACTGGATATGGTAGTGCTTTAATAGTAGATACTAATGAAGGAGAGATAGAATATACCATAGCTACTGCAGGGTGTCTCTTTCCAGAAGTTAAAGACACCATAAAGGAACTAAAAAATTTAGGAGTAAAAGTTTTTATAGCTTCTGGAGATAGAAGAGAATTTATAGAAAAATTGGCTGAGCTAACAGGAGTTAATAAAAGATACATATTACCTGAAGCGCATCATAAATTAAAAAAAGATCTGATAAAAAATCTAAAAACAGATGGATATTTTACAATAATGGTTGGGGATGGAGCTAATGATGTGCCTGCTATGAAAGAAAGCCATTTAGCTATAGCCACATTACAAAGTGGATATACTTCAAAAAAAGCTATAGAGGCAGCAGATATTAAAATTGAGAATATAAAGGAAGTTGTTGATATAGTTAAAAAATTATTAGAGGAGAAAAATGAAGCTAAAGTTTCATAA
- a CDS encoding valine--tRNA ligase, with protein sequence MEMPKDYNIEIEKKVQKKWENEEIYKFIENSDKPPYIIDTPPPYPTGRLHLGHALNWTYMDIIARYKRMKGYNVLFPQGWDCHGLPTEVKVEEIYNITKSDIDRKKFRELCIKLTEENIRRMREQIKSLGISIDWSREYITMKPDYIKKSQTAFVRMYKQGLIYRGEFPVNWCPRCQTAIAFAEVEYIERESYLNYIKFKGDEKDLIIATTRPELLPACVAILVHPEDERYKDIVGKEFTVPLFGQKVKVLADESVEKEFGTGAVMVCTFGDKTDVHWVNKYNLPVIKAVNERGELTEVAGKYKGLKTEEARKRIIEDLKKEGYLIKQEKIKQNVGVCWRCKTPIEIIVTKQWFVDIKKLLPKVREVVDEIKWVPEHMKIRLLNWIENMDWDWVISRQRIFATPIPIWYCRDCGNIVVAKEEDLPIDPTEKGYKCDKCGSTNLEPEKDVLDTWMDSSITPLVITKWLEDEEFFKKHYPTQLRPQGHDIIRTWAFYTILRSVALTGKKPWEEIVINGMVLGEDGHKMSKSRGNVVEPDEIIEKYGADSLRLWASNSTIGEDVQFLWKEVDYAYRFLRKFWNACRFAKMHIDNIDELKKNRKVNNIVDRWILSKLQKLIEKIDNDLSNYRFNTIVNLYKFIWHEFCDNYIEMVKYRLYEKNDLEAKYTLYYVIDKLIRLLTPFAPHFCDYISEIYNIDNLHFSFPEVNRELIDENAEKYGEIIKNTIVAIRRYKANKGLSLNAKLKEVFIYTEDEDTYKALNLGLEDIKGTMKIEDVKIIKGKPELRYKIIEIIPDKSKIGPEFKKHTKEVMEIIKNADEETLEKILSEGLKTEFGIIRREHIKDVKRALFVEGKEVEAVNIENVLALALVKL encoded by the coding sequence GTGGAAATGCCAAAAGACTACAATATAGAGATAGAAAAAAAGGTTCAAAAAAAGTGGGAAAATGAAGAGATTTATAAATTTATAGAAAACTCTGATAAGCCTCCATATATTATTGATACTCCTCCTCCATACCCAACTGGAAGGTTACATTTAGGGCATGCTTTAAATTGGACATACATGGATATTATTGCCAGATATAAAAGAATGAAAGGATATAATGTCCTCTTTCCACAAGGTTGGGATTGTCATGGATTACCTACAGAAGTTAAAGTTGAGGAGATATATAATATTACCAAATCAGACATAGATAGAAAGAAGTTTAGAGAATTGTGTATAAAATTAACTGAAGAGAATATAAGGAGAATGAGAGAACAAATAAAATCATTAGGAATATCAATAGATTGGAGTAGGGAATATATTACAATGAAACCTGATTATATAAAAAAGTCACAGACAGCTTTTGTTAGAATGTATAAACAGGGGTTAATATATAGAGGAGAATTCCCAGTTAATTGGTGTCCTCGCTGTCAAACAGCTATAGCTTTTGCTGAAGTAGAATATATTGAAAGAGAAAGCTATCTAAATTATATCAAATTTAAAGGTGATGAGAAAGATCTAATAATAGCCACAACAAGGCCTGAATTGTTACCTGCATGTGTGGCTATTCTTGTTCATCCTGAGGATGAGAGATATAAGGATATAGTTGGAAAAGAATTCACTGTCCCTTTATTTGGTCAAAAGGTTAAAGTTTTAGCTGATGAATCTGTTGAAAAAGAATTTGGAACAGGGGCAGTGATGGTTTGTACTTTTGGGGATAAAACAGATGTTCATTGGGTTAATAAATATAATCTACCTGTTATAAAAGCTGTAAATGAGAGAGGAGAGTTAACAGAAGTAGCTGGGAAATATAAGGGATTAAAGACAGAAGAAGCTAGAAAGAGAATAATAGAAGACCTAAAAAAGGAAGGGTATTTAATTAAACAAGAGAAAATAAAACAAAATGTTGGGGTTTGTTGGAGATGTAAGACACCTATTGAAATAATTGTCACAAAACAGTGGTTTGTTGATATTAAAAAATTACTACCAAAAGTTAGGGAAGTTGTAGATGAAATAAAATGGGTTCCTGAACATATGAAAATTAGGTTATTAAATTGGATAGAAAACATGGATTGGGATTGGGTTATTAGCAGGCAGAGAATATTTGCTACACCCATTCCAATATGGTATTGTAGAGATTGTGGAAATATTGTAGTTGCTAAAGAAGAAGACCTTCCAATAGATCCTACTGAAAAAGGATACAAGTGTGATAAATGTGGCTCAACCAATTTAGAACCTGAAAAGGATGTATTAGACACATGGATGGATTCTTCAATAACTCCACTGGTTATAACAAAATGGTTAGAGGATGAAGAGTTTTTCAAAAAGCACTATCCTACACAGCTTAGACCTCAAGGACATGATATAATAAGAACATGGGCATTCTATACAATATTAAGATCAGTAGCACTAACAGGAAAAAAACCTTGGGAAGAGATTGTAATAAATGGAATGGTTTTAGGAGAAGATGGACATAAAATGAGTAAGAGCAGAGGTAATGTTGTTGAACCTGATGAAATAATAGAGAAATATGGAGCTGATTCATTAAGACTCTGGGCAAGTAACAGTACAATAGGGGAAGATGTTCAATTCTTATGGAAAGAGGTTGATTATGCATACAGATTCTTAAGGAAATTTTGGAATGCCTGTAGATTTGCAAAGATGCATATTGACAACATAGATGAGTTAAAGAAAAATAGGAAAGTAAATAATATAGTTGATAGGTGGATATTAAGTAAGCTTCAAAAATTAATAGAGAAGATTGACAATGATCTTAGTAATTATAGATTTAATACAATTGTCAATCTTTACAAATTCATATGGCATGAGTTCTGTGACAATTATATTGAGATGGTTAAATATAGATTATATGAAAAAAATGATTTAGAGGCAAAATATACACTATATTATGTTATAGATAAACTTATTAGATTACTCACACCATTTGCTCCTCATTTCTGTGACTACATATCTGAGATATATAATATAGATAATTTACACTTTTCATTCCCAGAAGTGAATAGAGAGTTGATAGATGAAAATGCTGAAAAGTATGGGGAGATTATTAAGAATACAATAGTTGCTATAAGGAGATATAAAGCTAATAAAGGGTTGTCATTAAATGCTAAATTAAAGGAGGTTTTCATATATACTGAGGATGAAGATACATATAAAGCTTTAAATTTAGGATTGGAAGATATAAAAGGTACAATGAAGATAGAAGATGTAAAGATAATCAAAGGTAAGCCAGAATTAAGATATAAAATAATAGAAATCATTCCAGACAAATCTAAGATAGGTCCTGAGTTTAAGAAACATACTAAAGAGGTTATGGAAATTATCAAAAATGCTGATGAAGAGACATTAGAGAAAATACTTTCTGAAGGATTAAAAACTGAGTTTGGTATTATCAGAAGAGAGCATATAAAAGATGTTAAAAGAGCTTTATTTGTTGAAGGTAAAGAAGTAGAAGCAGTAAATATAGAGAATGTTTTAGCTCTTGCCTTGGTTAAACTTTAA
- a CDS encoding methyl-accepting chemotaxis protein — translation MNIDSRVILSMPIVGYIVIVLIFSIFISKAISDIIFLNTVSIIFGIFCFIIIKKLLITKLLYIEKISNEISRGNVNIEIKFKKSNDILDNIIYNLYNIKEFIIKKDKIYENNMSEIENFLNEIYRVMKAISNGSLTERISKQKGNKLEKLRVVINNALDSLSRLIGDLIEDVKKLNSEIHRAEEEVNRIKETSEQIADAANQVAVAATDQSNKLQDLTQEVEDTAKMAEDTLKAAEEGVEAMAVVDEKANEGVKNVENAIEAMQRIANIIDELGKALEELGKKSEKINEITALIKDIAEQTGLLALNASIEAARAGEAGRGFAVVASEIKGLAEEIGKSVDDINKTVEEIRSAIEKTIDLGLTGKEAVDRGVIVIDEVNNAFLKIKEAIDKANETIVRIQESAKTSKENVETALRHIQDIASISEEFAATAEELTASTEELNSTISEFRKIIIDLKETSKIAEELSLRFKINNEFKH, via the coding sequence ATGAATATAGATAGTAGGGTAATATTATCAATGCCCATTGTAGGTTATATAGTTATAGTTTTAATATTTTCTATATTTATAAGTAAGGCCATTAGTGATATTATATTTTTAAATACTGTTTCAATTATTTTTGGTATATTCTGTTTTATAATTATTAAAAAATTGTTAATCACTAAGTTATTGTATATTGAGAAGATATCAAATGAAATATCAAGGGGGAATGTAAATATTGAAATTAAATTTAAAAAAAGTAATGATATTTTAGACAATATTATTTATAACTTATATAATATTAAAGAATTTATTATAAAAAAAGATAAGATTTATGAAAATAATATGAGTGAGATTGAAAATTTTTTAAATGAGATTTATAGAGTTATGAAAGCAATATCTAACGGATCTTTAACTGAAAGAATTTCAAAACAAAAAGGAAATAAATTAGAAAAATTAAGAGTAGTTATTAATAATGCATTGGATAGTTTATCAAGATTGATAGGAGATTTAATAGAAGACGTTAAAAAATTAAATTCTGAAATCCATAGAGCGGAAGAAGAAGTTAATAGAATAAAAGAAACATCAGAACAGATAGCCGATGCAGCTAACCAAGTTGCTGTTGCAGCGACAGATCAATCTAATAAGTTGCAAGATTTAACTCAGGAGGTTGAAGATACAGCTAAGATGGCTGAAGATACACTTAAAGCTGCTGAGGAAGGAGTAGAAGCGATGGCTGTAGTTGATGAGAAAGCTAATGAAGGGGTTAAGAACGTTGAAAATGCTATTGAGGCTATGCAGAGAATAGCGAATATTATTGATGAGCTTGGAAAGGCTTTAGAGGAGCTTGGTAAGAAGAGTGAGAAGATAAATGAAATAACAGCTTTAATTAAAGATATCGCTGAACAAACAGGATTATTAGCATTAAACGCATCTATTGAAGCTGCAAGGGCTGGAGAGGCAGGAAGAGGTTTCGCAGTTGTCGCTAGTGAGATAAAAGGATTAGCTGAAGAGATAGGAAAGTCTGTTGATGATATAAATAAAACTGTAGAAGAGATAAGATCAGCTATCGAGAAAACTATTGATCTTGGTTTAACTGGAAAAGAGGCTGTTGATAGAGGAGTTATTGTTATAGATGAAGTTAATAATGCATTCTTAAAGATAAAAGAGGCTATCGATAAAGCTAATGAAACTATAGTTAGAATTCAAGAGAGTGCTAAGACTTCAAAAGAGAACGTTGAAACAGCTTTAAGGCATATTCAAGACATCGCTTCTATATCAGAAGAGTTTGCTGCAACTGCTGAAGAGTTAACAGCTTCAACTGAGGAGTTGAACTCAACAATATCAGAGTTTAGAAAAATAATAATTGATCTAAAAGAGACATCAAAAATAGCTGAGGAATTATCTTTAAGATTTAAAATTAATAATGAATTTAAACATTAA
- a CDS encoding chemotaxis protein CheW → MGNENDVIKIVVFRLGKNEYGLKVDEVREVLKLKKSDITPLPNAPSYVVGVTNIRGEITPIINLKEVLGIYEEVENGKKDEKLVMVIEIDQQTFGILVDGVNDVMQITSDMITPVSAIKKSTLGGDYVEGIVKIENRLIILLNISNLLNLNQ, encoded by the coding sequence ATGGGTAATGAAAATGATGTTATTAAAATTGTTGTGTTTAGATTGGGAAAAAATGAATATGGGCTAAAGGTTGATGAAGTTAGAGAAGTTTTAAAGCTAAAAAAATCAGATATAACTCCTTTGCCAAATGCTCCTAGTTATGTAGTAGGAGTTACAAATATTAGAGGGGAAATAACACCAATAATAAATTTAAAAGAAGTTTTGGGAATATATGAAGAAGTTGAGAATGGAAAAAAAGATGAAAAATTGGTTATGGTAATTGAGATTGATCAGCAAACTTTTGGTATTTTGGTTGATGGTGTTAATGATGTTATGCAAATCACTTCAGACATGATCACTCCTGTTTCAGCAATAAAAAAATCAACATTAGGCGGGGATTACGTAGAGGGGATAGTTAAAATAGAAAATAGGTTAATAATTTTATTAAACATCTCTAATTTGTTGAACTTAAATCAATAA